From a single Azospirillum sp. TSH100 genomic region:
- a CDS encoding ParA family protein, with translation MKVLAVHSQKGGSGKTTLSAHLSVQAARLGHRVLIVDLDPQESVRKWWDRRVADDVTLSVNPPVAGIKAAAKEHGCDLVVIDTPPRSAATTLAALELAHLVLIPCRPSIVDVDALDKVVELVARARAKSKHAVIINHAPAPRGVIQAEAGVVADSRSAIEAQFKLTVAPTVICDRAAFRHAMNDGRAVAEFEPAGKAAAEINSLWSYIQERI, from the coding sequence ATGAAGGTCCTCGCCGTCCACAGCCAGAAAGGCGGGTCGGGCAAAACCACTCTGAGCGCCCACTTGTCGGTGCAGGCCGCTCGCCTGGGACACCGCGTCCTGATCGTCGATCTCGATCCCCAGGAGTCGGTCCGCAAATGGTGGGACCGTCGCGTCGCCGATGACGTGACCTTATCGGTGAACCCGCCGGTTGCTGGCATCAAGGCAGCTGCGAAAGAACACGGGTGCGACCTGGTGGTGATCGACACCCCGCCCCGCTCGGCCGCCACCACGCTCGCTGCCCTGGAACTGGCGCACCTGGTGCTGATCCCCTGCCGCCCTTCCATCGTAGACGTCGACGCGCTGGACAAGGTGGTCGAGTTGGTGGCCAGGGCACGGGCGAAGTCCAAGCATGCCGTGATCATCAACCATGCCCCAGCGCCGCGCGGTGTCATCCAGGCGGAAGCCGGTGTTGTCGCCGATAGCCGGTCAGCCATCGAGGCGCAGTTCAAACTGACCGTCGCGCCGACCGTTATCTGCGACCGAGCGGCCTTCCGGCATGCCATGAATGACGGTCGAGCCGTCGCCGAGTTCGAGCCGGCCGGGAAGGCCGCTGCCGAAATCAACTCCCTTTGGTCCTACATCCAGGAGCGCATCTGA
- a CDS encoding replication initiator protein A, with protein MARRSTRSAPDQMDLFVALAVDVPLRDVRDTMERPFFSLSKSPRGKPIEYEVGDAKVIVRAPEDVGIATIWDADILIWAASQITEAINRGLAVSPVLRAPAYQILRAIHRPTGGEDYGRLRDALRRLNATYVETTIRSKGKPTGFTWLSRWTEDPQPDGRSFFTVELPGWFFDGVVAQGGVLRIDPRYFDLTGGIERWMYRVARKHAGNQSAGWPLSMKALYQKSGSTQRLSDFARQVRAVVEANQLPEYWLTLDKQGKEEIVHMVRRSFLALDHPGYERGGDSADHPQALSTGVSG; from the coding sequence ATGGCCCGACGCTCCACCCGCTCCGCTCCCGACCAGATGGATTTGTTCGTCGCCCTGGCCGTCGACGTCCCGCTGCGGGACGTCCGCGACACCATGGAGCGGCCGTTCTTCAGCCTGTCGAAGTCACCGCGTGGGAAGCCGATCGAGTACGAGGTGGGCGACGCCAAGGTGATCGTGCGGGCGCCGGAAGACGTCGGCATCGCCACGATCTGGGACGCCGACATCCTGATCTGGGCGGCGAGCCAGATCACCGAGGCGATCAACCGCGGGCTGGCGGTGTCTCCGGTCCTGAGAGCGCCGGCCTATCAGATTTTGCGGGCGATCCACCGACCCACGGGCGGCGAGGATTACGGCCGCTTGCGGGATGCGCTGCGCCGTCTTAACGCGACCTATGTGGAGACCACAATCCGATCAAAGGGCAAGCCCACGGGCTTCACCTGGCTGTCACGCTGGACCGAGGACCCCCAGCCGGATGGCCGATCCTTTTTCACCGTCGAATTGCCCGGTTGGTTCTTCGATGGTGTGGTTGCGCAAGGGGGCGTGCTCCGGATCGATCCTCGCTATTTCGACCTCACAGGGGGCATTGAGCGCTGGATGTACCGGGTTGCTCGAAAGCATGCGGGCAACCAGTCGGCCGGCTGGCCGCTGTCGATGAAGGCGCTGTACCAGAAATCGGGATCGACCCAGAGGCTGAGTGACTTTGCCCGACAGGTCCGCGCTGTGGTCGAGGCGAACCAGCTGCCGGAATACTGGCTGACGCTGGATAAGCAAGGGAAGGAGGAGATCGTTCACATGGTGCGTCGATCCTTCCTCGCCTTGGACCATCCCGGCTACGAAAGGGGAGGGGACTCGGCGGATCACCCGCAAGCCCTATCCACAGGCGTTTCGGGTTAA